Below is a genomic region from Bacteroidota bacterium.
CACTTCAATGCTTCCCAGATAAGTGCCCGGGTAGCCATTGGGGCCATCATCGTCGAAAACGGCAATGCCGAATGTCTGCAATTGATCACCGCCCGGAGGAAAAGTGCCATCACCGATATTCACCGAACCACCAGTAACATTGACAGGGTAACCGACCGGTGTAAACTTCAGTGCATTCAGGCTTCCTTCTTCCAGCCACGCGGTCATATTTTCAAACGTACCGTCATCGTAGATGATTTCATAATATCCATTGGGTATTCCCCAGGTTACATCCACCACGTTATTATTTGGTGGACGAAGCGCTGCGAGAACACCTGACGGAGGTACAGCCTCTTCAACAAGTGCTGCATTGAGTGTTGTGGTCGTATTCGGTGAAACATAGACATATTGTGATTGTGTGGTATAACCGGCTTTTTCAAAGATCACATTATATGTCACAGCAAGGAGTTCCATTGAATATGTACCATCTGCCGCGGTGTATGCATAATCAGTACCGGCTGTCACTTTAGCTCCGATAATTGGTAATCCTGAATATGCATCAGTCACCGTTCCATTGAGAATACCAGGGGGCATATCCTGCCAATATAATTGGATGTCAGCACGATAAGAATAGGTATAACCACTCGACGGCCAATAGTTATCATTATATGCATAACTGCTGTTATTAGGATAGATATATGAACCATAAAAGTATGGGTAGGAAGATGTCCAACCTATATCATGATCCTCATAAACTATGGAAATATTACTTGAACCATCCCAGATAAACGGTGTTTGCAGCGTGAAGACAACCCAACTGTCAAGATATGGACCAGGCCAGGTTACAGATCCGGAATAAACATGGGTATACCCATTGTTTGCCGGATCAGGGTAGCTTGTGTTAGTAACAGTGCTATACGGCACATTTTTCATGTAAATCTGTTCATCAGTCATGGTATAGGGTGAATAATAGCTATACTCATGATAGGCGATCTGGGTTATCTGGATTGCAGTGCTCATACCCATCTCGCTTTGAAGGTAAACACACTGGGACCATGAATAACCAAAATAGGGATAACATGGAAGATTGCTTAACCAATAATTCGCCGTTCCAATGGTAATAACGCCATCACCTTTCGCCTGATAAAATGAAAATACTGATAATAGAAATACAATTATCAGTTTGCTGAATCGAGTAACATTTTTCATAAGGATTATGGTTTTAGGTTTATTAATTATAAATTGATATTATTTTGCAGATTCGTGCAAATATAAACATTTACTTCAATAAGAAAAAAATATTTTCCTTCTATTTCGTCATCATTTCATAAAATATCAGACAATGAGCGTTTTATACTTTCCAGTTTGGTGACGATTAATTTTAAAATTCACGGCGACATACCAACTTCAGAAAGGATTGGTGTACAATGGGTAAAATGAGGCTTCAAAGTTAAAAACGTCTGCAAGTTATTCT
It encodes:
- a CDS encoding carboxypeptidase-like regulatory domain-containing protein, yielding MKNVTRFSKLIIVFLLSVFSFYQAKGDGVITIGTANYWLSNLPCYPYFGYSWSQCVYLQSEMGMSTAIQITQIAYHEYSYYSPYTMTDEQIYMKNVPYSTVTNTSYPDPANNGYTHVYSGSVTWPGPYLDSWVVFTLQTPFIWDGSSNISIVYEDHDIGWTSSYPYFYGSYIYPNNSSYAYNDNYWPSSGYTYSYRADIQLYWQDMPPGILNGTVTDAYSGLPIIGAKVTAGTDYAYTAADGTYSMELLAVTYNVIFEKAGYTTQSQYVYVSPNTTTTLNAALVEEAVPPSGVLAALRPPNNNVVDVTWGIPNGYYEIIYDDGTFENMTAWLEEGSLNALKFTPVGYPVNVTGGSVNIGDGTFPPGGDQLQTFGIAVFDDDGPNGYPGTYLGSIEVEPQAFGWVSFDLSSLGITFSSGEFYIGMQQGGNWP